A region of Maniola jurtina chromosome 7, ilManJurt1.1, whole genome shotgun sequence DNA encodes the following proteins:
- the LOC123866785 gene encoding translation initiation factor eIF-2B subunit gamma, whose product MHKILEFQAVVLAAGRGSRLPDVGGTVSKCLLPVGPYPVLWYSLNMLEKYGFQETIVVVLDEDKSNILNALEKCPLKIKYELIVIPSDEDWGTANSLKHISSRITTDLIVVSGDLITNVNLNEVLNLYRKHDAALATLFFNNGPEEWIELPGLKTKAKPDRDLVCIDKETERLVFLASASDFEENITIPRMLMKKFRTISLYSRLLDAHVYIMKNWVINYLVESDKFTSIKGELIPHIVKKQLSKPKNPLEKKGTSEKNVDISKDIFDFAIDQGYESKIRDMSSYNDHKLGSKGVYFNDVLRCYAHIPNKNTFGIRVNTLSTLYLSNNKIVSKWEELTGTTLTDRLHPNSEVKTKQIDETCTVGEKSVISEKTSIKSSFIGANCTVENKVRLTNCILMNNVTVKEGCVLQDCIIFTGATLDSDCNLQYCLVGPHHVVPAKSKGNHQLFAETTDSMITLG is encoded by the exons ATGCATAAAATACTCGAGTTTCAAGCGGTAGTGTTAGCAGCGGGAAGAGGTTCGCGCTTGCCTGATGTTGGTGGGACAGTCTCGAAATGCTTACTCCCCGTGGGACCCTACCCGGTCCTATGGTACTCCCTGAATATGCTTGAGAAGTATGGATTTCAAG AAACAATTGTAGTTGTACTGGATGAAGATAAATCAAACATACTCAATGCATTAGAAAAATGTccattgaaaattaaatatgaattaaTAGTTATTCCATCTGATGAAGATTGGGGCACTGCAAACTCACTCAAACACATCAGCAGTCGAATCACAACTGATCTTATAGTGGTATCTGGAGATCTCATCACTAATGTAAACCTAAATGAAGTTCTAAACCTCTACCGCAAACACGATGCAGCCCTTGCAACATTGTTCTTTAATAATGGCCCAGAAGAATGGATAGAGCTCCCTGGTCTCAAAACTAAGGCAAAGCCAGACAGAGATCTTGTTTGTATTGATAAGGAAACTGAAAGACTTGTTTTTCTGGCCAGTGCTAGTGACTTTGAAGAGAATATAACAATACCCCGCATGCTTATGAAAAAATTTAGAACTATAAGCTTGTACAGCAGATTATTGGATGCCCATGTGTATATTATGAAGAATTGGGTTATAAACTACTTAGTAGAATCTGATAAATTTACATCAATCAAAGGGGAACTAATACCCCACATTGTTAAAAAACAGTTGTCTAAACCCAAAAACCCATTGGAGAAGAAGGGAACCTCAGAAAAAAATGTTGATATATCTAAAGATATATTCGATTTTGCCATTGATCAAGGATATGAGAGTAAAATTAGAGACATGTCAAGTTATAATGACCACAAACTAGGTAGCAAAGGAGTATACTTCAATGATGTTCTCAGGTGTTATGCACATATaccaaataaaaatacatttggTATTAGAGTCAATACACTATCAACACTTTATTTATCAAACAATaag ATAGTATCAAAGTGGGAGGAACTAACGGGTACAACGCTCACGGACAGGCTTCATCCCAACAGTgaagtaaaaacaaaacaaattgaTGAAACATGCACAGTCGGAGAGAAAAGTGTTATCAGtgaaaaaacctctataaaGAGTTCATTCATTGGTGCTAACTGTACAGTTGAAAACAAAGTCAGATTAACCAACTGTATATTGATGAACAATGTTACTGTCAAAGAGGG ATGTGTCCTTCAAGACTGCATTATTTTCACGGGTGCCACACTGGACTCTGACTGCAATCTACAGTACTGTCTCGTCGGACCGCACCACGTAGTGCCCGCTAAATCGAAAGGAAATCACCAACTGTTTGCTGAAACCACAGACAGTATGATTACTCTTGGATGA